The Vibrio tarriae genome includes a window with the following:
- a CDS encoding LysR family transcriptional regulator translates to MLRDYDLNLLTVFDAVMTLGSVNRSAEKLNMTSAAVSQNLTRLREQVGEPLFVRQGRGLQPTQHALNMHKHISEGLSAIRFGLEADASFDPATSTREFIIGGQAYFDLVVLPQLLQKISDIAPHITVNLKSYEDDHFTPSQVLSEREADLFLALLPISHPSIITTQITEEALVVVYSKNHPRLGNSLSFEQFFAEKHTALTSRRFGNYLFSSLVDQALPARRIHYQSDSMLNLMATASVTDLLCFTPKRLADMWAEKLGLSIQPLPFDIRAVPTFICWHKAKQQDKGLIWLREQIEAVLC, encoded by the coding sequence ATGCTGCGAGATTACGACCTAAACCTACTGACAGTGTTTGATGCTGTGATGACGCTAGGCTCAGTGAACAGATCGGCAGAAAAGTTGAACATGACTTCCGCTGCGGTTAGCCAAAATTTGACTCGTTTACGTGAACAAGTGGGGGAGCCTCTGTTTGTCCGGCAAGGGCGTGGATTGCAGCCGACTCAGCACGCACTCAATATGCACAAACACATTTCCGAAGGTTTAAGTGCGATTCGTTTTGGCCTTGAAGCGGATGCGAGTTTTGACCCTGCAACTAGCACTCGCGAATTTATCATCGGTGGACAGGCGTATTTTGATTTGGTCGTGTTGCCGCAACTGCTGCAAAAAATCAGCGACATCGCTCCGCATATCACGGTCAATTTAAAATCCTATGAAGATGACCATTTCACTCCCAGTCAGGTGCTGAGTGAGCGAGAAGCCGATCTATTTTTAGCCTTACTTCCCATCAGCCATCCTTCGATTATCACCACTCAGATCACCGAAGAAGCTTTAGTAGTGGTGTACTCCAAAAATCATCCTCGGCTAGGGAACTCCTTAAGCTTTGAGCAGTTTTTTGCTGAAAAACACACGGCATTAACCAGTCGCCGTTTTGGGAACTATTTGTTTTCCAGCTTGGTGGATCAAGCACTGCCAGCGCGTAGAATCCATTATCAAAGTGATTCGATGTTGAACCTTATGGCGACCGCATCGGTGACGGATCTGCTGTGTTTTACGCCTAAGCGTTTGGCCGATATGTGGGCAGAAAAACTGGGGTTATCTATTCAGCCGTTACCGTTTGACATTCGTGCCGTTCCAACGTTTATCTGTTGGCACAAAGCCAAACAACAAGACAAAGGCTTGATCTGGTTGCGTGAGCAAATTGAGGCTGTGCTCTGTTAA
- a CDS encoding chitinase: MFKLKHTAWWVAIACALPAQAAMNIQPDPLNPGGYVVAKADVAAAEQAKTANPMYAIWSSALATRPNTVVDAIEPGLATNPDNVKRVERVFPESEWNFLTHMAAPEYTYTRFLRAIGKFPAFCAEYTDGRNSDAICKKSIVTAFAHFAQETGGHIAKDNISDNPLALEEWQQALVHVREMGWSEGQTGYTTGCGQNDWQNKKWPCATGQGYFGRGAKQLSYHFNYGAFSEAMFDGDATVLLNNPGLVADSWLNLASAIWFFLTPQAPKPAMLHVIDRTWVPSQREIDAGIGYGFGTTINIINGGIECGEQNKDKGQPVNRIRYWEGLAAHYQIPIEADEKNTCWQQLPYGSLNLNGATDVLYTNWDGNWKYYPDRPGGYSFECELVGFQTAYSALVKGDYEKCVTNLYGSHASWPKVRVVEKLDPLPTDPTEPPVGGAPAWDASKVYTGGEKVSYKGAIYQARWWTQGNAPTLGGPWELVSGESTPPTEPTPPPTEPVPPTEPVPPTEPTPPTPIPPTEPSDAIVWQPGVTKVANGDKVTYNGQCFIAKNNPGVWESPTQSNWFWDKASC, encoded by the coding sequence ATGTTTAAACTGAAACACACGGCGTGGTGGGTAGCCATTGCTTGCGCATTACCCGCACAAGCGGCAATGAACATTCAACCTGACCCACTCAATCCGGGTGGCTATGTGGTAGCCAAAGCAGATGTTGCTGCGGCCGAGCAAGCAAAAACCGCGAATCCTATGTATGCCATATGGTCCAGTGCATTAGCTACTAGACCGAATACGGTTGTTGATGCGATTGAACCGGGGCTGGCGACAAACCCTGATAACGTGAAACGGGTTGAACGCGTATTTCCTGAGTCTGAGTGGAATTTCCTCACTCACATGGCGGCGCCTGAATATACCTATACCCGTTTTTTGCGTGCGATTGGTAAATTCCCAGCATTTTGTGCTGAATATACCGATGGCCGCAATTCTGACGCGATTTGTAAAAAATCCATCGTGACCGCTTTTGCTCACTTTGCTCAGGAAACTGGTGGACATATCGCGAAAGACAACATTTCTGATAACCCATTAGCTTTGGAAGAATGGCAGCAGGCCTTGGTGCATGTGCGGGAGATGGGCTGGTCTGAAGGACAAACGGGCTATACCACAGGGTGTGGCCAGAATGATTGGCAGAATAAGAAGTGGCCTTGTGCAACGGGTCAGGGATACTTTGGCCGTGGTGCAAAACAGCTTTCTTACCACTTTAACTATGGTGCTTTCTCTGAAGCCATGTTTGATGGTGATGCGACCGTATTACTTAATAACCCCGGTTTAGTGGCGGATTCATGGTTGAACCTTGCCTCTGCAATCTGGTTTTTCTTGACTCCTCAAGCACCGAAACCGGCGATGTTGCACGTGATCGATCGTACTTGGGTTCCTTCACAACGTGAAATTGATGCAGGGATTGGCTACGGTTTCGGTACCACAATCAATATTATTAACGGTGGTATTGAGTGCGGCGAGCAGAACAAAGACAAAGGTCAGCCGGTTAACCGTATTCGTTACTGGGAAGGCTTAGCGGCGCACTATCAAATTCCTATCGAAGCGGATGAGAAGAATACCTGCTGGCAGCAACTGCCTTACGGCAGCCTTAACCTCAATGGTGCGACCGATGTGCTTTACACCAACTGGGATGGTAACTGGAAATATTACCCAGATCGTCCGGGTGGTTACTCGTTTGAGTGTGAGTTGGTCGGTTTCCAAACTGCGTATTCTGCTTTAGTGAAAGGGGATTACGAGAAGTGTGTGACTAACCTGTATGGCTCACATGCGAGCTGGCCCAAAGTTCGTGTAGTGGAAAAACTCGATCCATTACCGACCGATCCAACCGAGCCACCCGTGGGCGGAGCACCTGCGTGGGATGCGAGTAAGGTATACACGGGTGGAGAAAAAGTGAGTTACAAAGGCGCGATTTATCAAGCCAGATGGTGGACACAAGGTAATGCTCCAACTTTAGGTGGTCCTTGGGAACTCGTTTCTGGTGAGTCAACTCCACCAACGGAACCAACACCTCCGCCGACCGAGCCGGTACCGCCAACTGAACCTGTGCCACCAACCGAGCCAACCCCTCCAACTCCGATTCCACCAACAGAACCTTCGGATGCGATTGTGTGGCAGCCAGGAGTAACCAAGGTCGCGAATGGCGATAAAGTGACCTACAACGGCCAATGCTTTATTGCTAAGAACAACCCAGGCGTTTGGGAGTCACCCACTCAGTCTAACTGGTTCTGGGATAAGGCATCCTGCTAA
- a CDS encoding acetate uptake transporter produces the protein MSTKLANPAPLGLMGFGMTTILLNIHNAGFFPIDSMILAMGIFYGGLSQVIVGIMCFKRGDTFGTTAFTSYGLFWLTLVGLIVMPHMGLPASPAPFMGWYLALWGIFTGFMFIGSLCYPTAKQVVFGSLTILFALLAARDFTGSELIGTIAGFEGIFCGASAIYFAMAQVLNNEYGRVVLPIGEKTCAASESARACCIS, from the coding sequence ATGTCAACTAAGCTAGCCAACCCAGCACCTCTTGGTCTGATGGGTTTCGGTATGACAACCATTCTGCTTAATATCCATAATGCAGGCTTTTTCCCAATCGACTCAATGATTCTGGCCATGGGTATTTTCTACGGCGGTCTGAGTCAAGTTATCGTCGGCATCATGTGCTTTAAACGTGGTGACACCTTCGGTACAACCGCATTTACTTCTTACGGTCTATTCTGGCTGACGTTGGTTGGCTTGATCGTAATGCCACACATGGGTCTGCCTGCAAGCCCTGCTCCTTTCATGGGGTGGTACTTGGCTCTGTGGGGGATTTTCACTGGCTTCATGTTCATTGGTTCTCTGTGCTACCCAACGGCGAAGCAAGTGGTGTTTGGCTCTCTGACCATCTTGTTTGCTCTGCTGGCTGCTCGTGATTTTACAGGCAGTGAACTGATTGGCACTATCGCGGGTTTTGAAGGCATCTTCTGTGGCGCGAGCGCTATCTACTTCGCTATGGCACAAGTACTCAATAATGAATACGGCCGTGTTGTTCTGCCAATCGGCGAAAAAACGTGTGCAGCCAGTGAAAGCGCAAGAGCTTGCTGCATAAGTTGA
- a CDS encoding alkyl/aryl-sulfatase, with translation MKTVCKPTLLAVLVATSAPVLAHSFTAETKAPSATTQAFAAEQRSTLPFADQEDFKLVEKGLIAQQKDLQIKDASGKVVWELGNYSFLLDGRDYDSIHPSLQRQAQLNMHHGLYKVTDRIYQVRGYDLANITFVKGDTGWIVFDPLTVPATSKAALDFVNQELGERPVKAVVYSHAHADHFGGVKGIVSQEQVDRGEVPIIAPKGFLDHAVAENVLAGNAMSRRTTYQYGNVLPKGATGQVDAAIGKNVAQGEVSLIAPTKVITEQTETVVIDGVTMEFQNTPGTESPAEMNTYFPQFKALWMAENTVGGLHNVYTLRGAEVRDAQAWSKYINQSIHMYAKKADVMFASHSWPRWGNDNINYFLRKQRDMYGYINDQALRLANHGVTINEIQDEFHVPDVLAKEWYNRGYHGSYHRNAKAVINKYLGYFDMNPATLRPLSPTDAAPKYVAAMGGMANVLKQGQAAFDQGEYRWCAEIVDKAVFAEPSNKQARYLQADCLEQLGYQSESAGERNTYLMGAYELRNGLPTVSATKTASADMVVAMDTELFLDYLGVRLNGDKAAGVDYTINFVLPDVNEKFLVELENAHLNNLKGIQSDKPDMTLTLNRSELNQVLMGKTTIQQLAKEGKATIEGNAKALTDIAGMLDNFEFWFNIIEPKTK, from the coding sequence ATGAAAACAGTCTGTAAACCTACCTTGTTGGCTGTATTGGTTGCCACCTCAGCACCAGTTTTGGCCCATTCTTTTACTGCAGAAACCAAAGCGCCGAGTGCAACCACACAGGCTTTTGCTGCAGAGCAACGCAGCACGCTGCCATTTGCTGATCAAGAAGATTTCAAACTGGTCGAGAAAGGTTTGATCGCACAGCAAAAAGATCTCCAAATCAAAGATGCCAGCGGCAAGGTGGTTTGGGAACTCGGTAATTACAGCTTCCTATTGGATGGGCGTGACTACGACAGTATTCACCCAAGTTTACAACGCCAAGCTCAACTCAATATGCACCACGGTCTGTATAAAGTAACTGATCGCATTTATCAGGTTCGTGGTTACGATTTGGCGAACATCACCTTTGTGAAAGGGGATACCGGTTGGATTGTGTTTGATCCTCTGACGGTTCCTGCGACATCAAAAGCCGCTCTGGATTTTGTGAATCAAGAGTTGGGTGAGCGTCCGGTGAAAGCCGTAGTTTACAGCCATGCGCATGCTGACCATTTTGGTGGCGTGAAAGGGATTGTGAGCCAAGAGCAAGTGGATCGTGGTGAAGTGCCGATCATCGCGCCAAAAGGTTTCTTAGATCATGCAGTTGCAGAGAACGTATTGGCGGGGAACGCCATGTCGCGTCGTACCACGTACCAATATGGTAACGTGTTGCCGAAAGGTGCCACGGGGCAAGTCGATGCTGCGATTGGTAAAAACGTAGCACAAGGTGAAGTTAGCCTGATTGCACCAACGAAAGTGATCACTGAACAAACGGAAACAGTGGTGATCGATGGTGTGACCATGGAGTTCCAGAACACGCCGGGAACCGAATCGCCAGCGGAAATGAACACCTACTTCCCACAGTTTAAAGCCTTGTGGATGGCAGAAAACACCGTGGGTGGTTTACACAACGTCTACACCTTACGTGGTGCGGAAGTGCGTGATGCGCAAGCATGGAGTAAATACATCAATCAATCGATTCATATGTACGCGAAAAAGGCGGATGTAATGTTCGCTTCACATTCTTGGCCACGTTGGGGCAATGACAACATCAACTATTTCCTACGTAAACAGCGTGATATGTACGGTTACATTAACGATCAGGCGCTGCGTTTGGCTAACCATGGTGTCACCATCAATGAGATTCAGGATGAATTCCATGTTCCTGATGTGCTAGCGAAAGAATGGTATAACCGCGGTTATCACGGTAGCTACCATCGCAATGCCAAAGCGGTGATCAACAAATATCTGGGTTACTTTGATATGAATCCAGCGACCTTGCGCCCGCTATCACCTACCGATGCGGCACCGAAATACGTGGCGGCAATGGGCGGCATGGCCAATGTTCTCAAGCAAGGACAGGCTGCGTTTGATCAAGGTGAGTACCGTTGGTGTGCGGAGATTGTCGATAAAGCCGTGTTTGCAGAGCCGAGCAATAAGCAAGCGCGTTACTTGCAAGCCGACTGCTTAGAGCAATTGGGTTACCAGAGTGAATCTGCTGGTGAGCGTAACACCTATTTGATGGGTGCTTATGAGCTGCGCAATGGTCTACCAACCGTCTCAGCGACGAAAACGGCCAGTGCGGATATGGTGGTGGCGATGGATACCGAACTGTTCCTTGATTACCTCGGCGTACGTCTCAATGGTGATAAAGCTGCGGGAGTGGATTACACCATTAACTTCGTTCTGCCGGACGTGAACGAGAAATTCTTGGTTGAACTGGAAAACGCCCATTTGAATAACTTAAAAGGTATTCAATCGGATAAGCCAGATATGACATTGACGCTGAATCGTTCTGAATTGAATCAGGTGTTGATGGGCAAAACGACCATTCAACAGTTAGCTAAAGAAGGCAAAGCGACGATAGAAGGCAACGCCAAAGCGCTGACCGATATTGCTGGAATGCTAGATAACTTCGAGTTCTGGTTCAATATTATCGAACCGAAAACGAAGTAA